One Desulforegula conservatrix Mb1Pa genomic window carries:
- a CDS encoding PadR family transcriptional regulator, whose protein sequence is MIENIILGFLMEKNLTGYDIKKAMEKSTNHFFNTSYGSIYPALKKLESAGHVTSTEEINNGKLNKIYTITESGRAQFREWMAQNSAITMIRDEALCRMFFFSFLENDEIERQLNTYISELTAQIDMMRGLKSKYADYDIDPWKIKTLDFGIDYYLHMRDSYTKIFDELKEKISGATHN, encoded by the coding sequence ATGATAGAGAATATCATTCTGGGTTTTTTGATGGAAAAAAACCTTACAGGCTATGACATCAAAAAAGCCATGGAGAAAAGCACCAATCATTTCTTCAATACGAGCTACGGTAGCATATATCCTGCTCTGAAAAAGTTGGAGAGCGCAGGCCACGTTACATCCACCGAAGAGATAAACAACGGTAAACTTAACAAGATATATACCATCACAGAGAGTGGTCGGGCCCAGTTCAGGGAATGGATGGCCCAGAATTCAGCCATAACCATGATAAGGGATGAAGCTCTTTGCAGGATGTTCTTTTTCTCTTTCCTTGAAAATGATGAAATTGAAAGACAACTGAATACCTATATATCCGAACTAACAGCCCAGATCGACATGATGCGTGGATTAAAAAGCAAATATGCGGATTATGATATAGATCCCTGGAAAATAAAGACTCTTGATTTCGGAATTGACTATTATCTACACATGAGAGACAGCTATACAAAGATATTTGACGAACTTAAAGAAAAAATCAGCGGGGCTACTCATAATTGA
- the feoB gene encoding ferrous iron transport protein B — MKQNYEFALAGNPNAGKTTMFNTLTGGRQRVGNYPGVTVEKREGSMRFGSDDLNIVDLPGTYSLTAYTQEELVSRTYLVDSKPGCVINIVDATNLERNLYLTVQLLELGSPLVVALNMMDEVRKQGRHINTSLLSHHLRAPAIETVARTGEGKDDMITAAMKMSCDRQGALNPLVITYGPDLDPVITQIADMIEDLKLCDGRFPSRWLAIKYLEGDDQILDIVTKAGEKSEAIKKLAEKTAKHCKDTLGIYPESLIADYRYGFIASILKDGVMADDSALDRVILSDRIDALLTNRFFGPVIMLMVLYAMFAITFKLGAAPMGWLEALFGWLGDTVASIMPDGDLESLVVSGVIGGVGGVLGFVPLIIIMFMMVTFLEDSGYMARMAYMMDRVLRIFGLHGSSVMPLIIAGGIPGGCAVPGVMASRILRSPKEKLATLLVVPFMNCGAKVPVFILICGAFFGEKAALAMFGATITSWIFALLAARFLRSTLIRGDATPFLMELPPYRLPTFKGLIIHTWERAWQYIKKAGTVILGLSVIIWAGMTYPGLDEAQKAGFETKKSEIQTKISSVSDNDEKAGLEAKLEEISAEESMKTLRVSYAGMLGQALEPISKLAGFDWRVNIALIGGFAAKEVIVSSLGTAYSMGNVDAEHSEGLGKRLASDPGWNVAVALALMIFVMLYSPCFVTVVAIAKEASRKWAAFSMVFNTTVAFVFSVAVYNIGMWLFV, encoded by the coding sequence ATGAAACAGAATTATGAATTCGCCCTTGCCGGAAACCCAAATGCCGGTAAAACCACAATGTTTAATACTCTCACCGGAGGTCGGCAAAGAGTTGGAAATTATCCCGGCGTTACTGTAGAAAAACGCGAAGGATCAATGCGTTTTGGTTCGGACGATCTTAATATTGTCGATCTTCCAGGAACTTATTCGCTTACGGCCTATACACAGGAAGAGTTGGTCTCAAGAACCTATCTTGTTGATTCCAAGCCAGGCTGTGTAATCAATATAGTTGATGCAACAAACCTTGAGAGAAATCTTTATCTGACAGTACAGCTTCTTGAGCTTGGATCTCCGCTTGTGGTCGCTCTTAATATGATGGACGAGGTAAGAAAGCAGGGCAGGCACATAAATACAAGTCTTCTTTCACACCACCTTCGCGCTCCTGCGATTGAAACCGTTGCAAGAACAGGAGAAGGCAAGGATGATATGATAACCGCTGCCATGAAAATGAGTTGTGACAGGCAGGGGGCTCTGAATCCTCTTGTTATAACCTATGGCCCTGATCTTGATCCTGTAATTACCCAGATTGCAGACATGATTGAAGATTTGAAATTATGCGATGGACGTTTTCCTTCAAGATGGCTTGCAATCAAATATCTTGAGGGCGATGACCAGATTCTGGATATTGTGACAAAAGCCGGAGAAAAATCTGAAGCCATTAAAAAACTCGCGGAAAAAACAGCAAAGCATTGCAAGGACACTCTTGGAATATATCCAGAATCCCTGATTGCAGACTACAGATACGGATTCATTGCATCCATTCTGAAAGATGGAGTTATGGCGGATGATTCGGCCCTAGATAGGGTGATCCTTTCTGACAGGATTGACGCCCTGCTAACAAACCGGTTTTTCGGGCCAGTCATAATGCTTATGGTTTTATATGCCATGTTTGCAATCACCTTCAAGCTCGGGGCCGCACCAATGGGCTGGCTTGAGGCTTTGTTCGGATGGCTTGGGGATACGGTTGCGTCCATAATGCCTGATGGTGATCTCGAATCCCTTGTTGTTTCAGGGGTTATTGGCGGCGTAGGCGGTGTTCTTGGCTTTGTTCCTCTGATTATAATCATGTTCATGATGGTAACTTTTCTTGAAGACTCCGGCTATATGGCCAGAATGGCTTATATGATGGACAGGGTTCTCAGGATTTTCGGCCTTCATGGCTCCTCTGTAATGCCCCTGATAATCGCAGGAGGAATTCCTGGAGGATGCGCAGTTCCAGGCGTAATGGCGAGCCGCATATTAAGGAGTCCCAAGGAAAAACTTGCCACCCTTCTTGTCGTGCCATTCATGAACTGCGGAGCAAAGGTTCCTGTTTTCATTCTGATCTGCGGAGCCTTTTTTGGCGAAAAAGCAGCGCTTGCAATGTTCGGGGCTACTATCACAAGTTGGATTTTTGCCCTTCTTGCAGCAAGGTTTTTAAGATCGACCTTGATCCGCGGAGATGCGACTCCTTTTTTGATGGAGCTTCCTCCTTACAGGCTTCCAACTTTTAAAGGCCTGATTATTCATACTTGGGAAAGAGCGTGGCAGTATATAAAAAAGGCTGGAACAGTAATACTTGGTCTTTCCGTGATAATATGGGCAGGGATGACATATCCCGGATTGGATGAGGCTCAGAAGGCCGGTTTTGAAACTAAAAAATCTGAAATTCAGACCAAGATCAGTTCTGTCTCTGATAATGACGAAAAAGCCGGGCTTGAAGCAAAGCTTGAAGAAATATCAGCTGAGGAATCCATGAAGACTCTGAGGGTGTCTTATGCAGGAATGCTTGGACAGGCTCTTGAGCCGATATCAAAACTTGCCGGTTTTGACTGGCGCGTGAATATTGCGCTGATAGGCGGTTTTGCGGCCAAGGAAGTAATCGTATCATCCCTTGGTACAGCCTATTCAATGGGAAATGTTGACGCAGAACATTCTGAAGGCCTTGGAAAAAGGCTCGCGTCTGATCCTGGCTGGAATGTTGCTGTGGCGCTTGCTCTTATGATTTTTGTTATGCTTTATTCTCCGTGCTTTGTAACAGTGGTCGCAATTGCAAAGGAAGCTTCCAGAAAATGGGCTGCCTTCAGCATGGTTTTTAACACTACGGTTGCATTTGTTTTTTCAGTGGCTGTCTATAATATAGGTATGTGGCTTTTTGTGTGA
- a CDS encoding phytoene desaturase family protein encodes MTDYDVIIIGAGNGGLTSSATLAKSGKKVLLLEKHNIPGGCATSFIRGRFEFETALHQLSGMGSKEKPGPLRGIMRKLEVEDKIDWVESDIIYRVVVSDELDLTLPSDRKAAVAILQERFPHERDNIRKFFEMIYAYIREFVGSLFAEEKKVEKESFPTYFRYNLKSFEEVFDEFFTDPLLRTALNFYWCYVGLPPERISFDPIAKCFFSYLEFKPYHIKGGSQVMSTALTETILKYGGEIRFNCGAQNIIVKDGRISGVVTEHGDVCTAPYIVSNISPIRIYADLIPPEHVSSEALSSMRNSKVGVSAFTLYIGLDCSPETVGITEATTFCYDNADMNEVFNAVSRMDTQDDFYLMSCYNIDNSDASPSGTTQISALCLKYGEPWEKLKPEQYYETKFAAAETLLQRIEKRFPGLRAHIEELEVATPITHMRYLGHPGGAIYGFDKSMNDSGVFFPKNAIMEGLYFAGAWFEWDGFQPTLTSGHDVAKEILEKMKETGRA; translated from the coding sequence ATGACTGATTATGATGTGATAATAATTGGCGCCGGAAACGGAGGGCTGACATCTTCCGCCACACTCGCAAAATCAGGAAAAAAGGTGCTTCTTCTTGAAAAGCACAATATTCCTGGAGGATGCGCGACAAGCTTTATAAGGGGAAGATTTGAATTTGAGACCGCTCTTCATCAGTTAAGCGGAATGGGTTCGAAAGAAAAACCCGGACCGCTTCGCGGTATTATGAGAAAACTTGAAGTTGAGGACAAAATCGATTGGGTTGAATCAGATATCATATATCGTGTTGTCGTTTCCGATGAACTTGACCTGACGCTCCCATCAGACAGAAAGGCTGCTGTGGCCATACTTCAGGAAAGATTTCCTCACGAAAGGGATAATATCCGTAAGTTTTTCGAAATGATCTATGCATATATAAGGGAGTTTGTGGGCAGTCTGTTCGCAGAAGAAAAGAAAGTCGAGAAAGAATCCTTCCCGACATATTTCAGATATAATCTCAAAAGCTTTGAAGAAGTGTTTGACGAATTTTTTACAGACCCGCTTCTGAGAACGGCCCTTAATTTTTACTGGTGCTACGTGGGCCTTCCTCCTGAAAGGATTTCCTTTGACCCTATTGCGAAATGTTTTTTTTCGTACCTGGAGTTCAAACCCTACCACATCAAGGGTGGTTCCCAAGTTATGTCAACGGCATTGACTGAGACCATACTGAAATATGGTGGAGAAATCAGATTCAACTGCGGAGCCCAAAATATAATTGTAAAGGATGGCCGTATATCAGGAGTCGTGACCGAGCATGGCGATGTCTGTACCGCACCATACATAGTGTCAAATATTTCGCCAATCCGCATCTATGCTGATCTCATACCCCCAGAGCATGTAAGCAGCGAAGCTCTTTCCAGTATGAGAAACAGCAAGGTCGGGGTTTCCGCCTTCACGCTTTATATTGGTCTTGACTGTTCGCCGGAAACAGTGGGTATCACCGAAGCTACAACCTTCTGTTACGACAATGCTGATATGAATGAGGTTTTTAACGCTGTCAGCAGAATGGACACTCAAGATGATTTCTATCTTATGTCCTGCTACAACATCGACAATTCTGATGCATCTCCTTCAGGAACCACCCAGATTTCAGCATTATGCCTGAAATACGGGGAGCCTTGGGAAAAGCTTAAGCCGGAACAATATTATGAAACAAAATTTGCTGCCGCAGAGACGCTGCTTCAAAGAATAGAAAAAAGATTTCCTGGGTTGCGGGCACATATCGAAGAGCTGGAAGTGGCAACTCCTATCACGCACATGAGATATCTGGGACATCCGGGCGGAGCCATCTATGGCTTTGACAAAAGCATGAATGATTCAGGCGTTTTCTTCCCGAAAAATGCAATCATGGAAGGACTTTACTTTGCAGGCGCCTGGTTTGAATGGGATGGATTCCAGCCGACTCTTACATCAGGCCATGACGTTGCAAAGGAAATACTTGAAAAGATGAAAGAAACAGGGAGGGCATAA
- a CDS encoding transposase, translating into MAKNMIQFQKGKSIHEFLSEYGTEDKCQDSLFRLRWPHGFSCPNCGGSKFCELKSRDLYQCHKCH; encoded by the coding sequence ATGGCAAAAAATATGATCCAATTTCAAAAAGGAAAGAGTATTCACGAATTCCTGTCCGAATATGGGACCGAAGATAAGTGCCAAGACTCATTATTCAGACTTAGATGGCCGCATGGTTTTAGTTGTCCGAATTGCGGCGGTTCGAAATTTTGCGAGCTCAAATCAAGAGATCTGTACCAATGCCACAAGTGTCAC
- a CDS encoding 2Fe-2S iron-sulfur cluster-binding protein, whose amino-acid sequence MKAYAKHFDRFEALKNEMEEGRRNGIDYRADRGKTGAIINLYHPKTIDCQVSEIIEETPDAKTFRLSPANGYMPPFLAGQYINVFGEVNGIRTSRPYSISSSPLQRMYYDITVARVADGFFSDYMLNIVKKGDRLQTSGPSGHFYFNPLFHSKHSVFIAGGCGITPFMSMIREICDAGLNRNVTLLYGNRGEKNIIFHDELKELSERNSNINYIPVISDPSGIYSGQCGFIDACCVQKFVPDISECTYYICGPEAMYEYCLPQLESMNLPLRKIRREMFPSARDITKEKGWPAGVTGQEEFSVKVRGVRTITAKSGETLLAALERAGIIIPVNCRCGECSICRVKLISGKVFQPRNVHLRLADARFGYIHSCKCYPLEDIEIML is encoded by the coding sequence ATGAAAGCATATGCGAAGCACTTTGACAGGTTCGAGGCTCTGAAAAACGAGATGGAGGAAGGCCGCAGGAACGGCATTGACTATCGGGCAGACAGAGGAAAAACTGGAGCAATTATCAATCTTTATCACCCCAAAACCATAGACTGCCAAGTTTCTGAGATAATTGAGGAAACACCTGATGCAAAGACTTTCAGGCTTTCTCCTGCAAACGGATATATGCCGCCTTTTCTTGCAGGTCAATACATCAATGTTTTTGGAGAAGTTAACGGCATAAGAACAAGCAGGCCATACAGCATATCATCGTCACCGCTCCAGAGGATGTATTACGACATTACAGTCGCGCGTGTGGCAGACGGATTCTTTTCAGACTATATGCTGAATATAGTAAAAAAAGGCGACCGTCTCCAGACATCCGGGCCATCAGGACATTTTTATTTCAACCCGCTCTTCCACAGCAAACATTCCGTATTCATCGCAGGTGGATGTGGTATCACTCCATTTATGAGCATGATAAGAGAAATATGCGATGCAGGGCTGAATAGAAATGTAACCCTTCTTTATGGAAACAGGGGAGAAAAGAACATCATTTTCCATGACGAGCTTAAGGAACTATCAGAACGCAACAGCAACATAAACTATATTCCTGTGATTTCTGACCCGTCCGGGATTTATTCAGGCCAGTGCGGTTTCATAGATGCCTGCTGCGTCCAGAAATTCGTACCGGATATCTCTGAATGCACATACTACATCTGCGGGCCTGAAGCCATGTATGAATACTGTTTGCCCCAGCTTGAATCCATGAATCTACCGCTAAGAAAAATTCGGCGAGAGATGTTTCCCTCTGCAAGGGACATCACAAAGGAAAAGGGATGGCCAGCAGGGGTGACAGGACAGGAAGAATTTTCTGTGAAAGTCAGGGGAGTAAGAACCATCACTGCAAAATCAGGAGAAACATTGCTTGCTGCACTTGAAAGGGCGGGAATAATCATCCCTGTTAATTGTAGATGTGGAGAATGCAGTATATGCAGGGTAAAGCTTATATCAGGAAAGGTCTTTCAGCCAAGAAATGTTCATCTCAGGCTGGCTGATGCAAGATTCGGGTACATCCATTCATGCAAATGCTATCCGCTGGAAGATATTGAAATAATGCTCTGA
- a CDS encoding FeoA family protein — MDIVCLRKLKVNEKAVISAVKAEGELGRRIRAMGLVPNTEIKVIGEAPLKDPVALRLKGFTLTLRNSEADYIFVEQGKS, encoded by the coding sequence ATGGATATTGTGTGTTTAAGAAAACTGAAGGTGAATGAAAAGGCTGTTATAAGCGCTGTTAAGGCCGAGGGTGAGCTTGGCAGAAGAATAAGGGCCATGGGCCTTGTTCCGAATACAGAGATTAAAGTGATTGGTGAAGCTCCGCTTAAGGATCCTGTGGCTCTGAGGTTGAAAGGATTTACCCTGACCCTTAGAAACAGTGAGGCTGATTATATTTTTGTAGAGCAAGGCAAATCTTAA
- a CDS encoding flavodoxin family protein, whose amino-acid sequence MNIIVINGSPSLKKGMTYQLISNFIKGCESAGATVEQIDLQTMKPKFCLGCMHCFYSKDHLCVHKDGMAEVHQKILKADYMVMATPVYADGVSGQMKTFMDRFVPLIDVRFEIVYGHYRHIKLHEKLPKVALLSVAGFYEMDNFDAVEEHVKKFTLHIQSEFVGSVLRPSSYILGMDQIFTDDVKKIKEGIVRAGAELVKNGAFSQDTLDQVSNTPIDKEMWLLGSNKFHEKCLEAGKFLPL is encoded by the coding sequence ATGAATATTATTGTAATCAACGGGAGTCCGTCGCTCAAAAAAGGCATGACATATCAGTTGATCTCCAACTTTATAAAGGGGTGCGAGTCAGCAGGGGCGACCGTAGAGCAGATTGATCTTCAGACCATGAAACCCAAATTCTGCCTGGGATGCATGCACTGTTTCTATTCAAAGGATCATCTCTGCGTTCACAAGGACGGCATGGCTGAGGTTCATCAGAAAATACTCAAGGCCGATTACATGGTTATGGCAACGCCTGTTTACGCAGACGGAGTTTCAGGACAGATGAAAACATTTATGGACAGGTTCGTTCCCCTGATTGACGTCAGGTTTGAAATTGTGTATGGCCACTACCGCCATATCAAACTACATGAAAAACTTCCAAAAGTTGCTCTTTTAAGTGTTGCAGGATTCTATGAAATGGACAATTTTGATGCGGTTGAAGAGCACGTGAAAAAATTCACCCTACACATCCAGAGTGAATTTGTCGGTTCGGTTCTGAGACCAAGCAGCTATATTCTTGGTATGGATCAAATCTTTACAGATGACGTCAAAAAAATAAAGGAAGGCATTGTCAGAGCAGGAGCCGAGCTTGTGAAGAATGGTGCTTTCTCGCAGGATACGCTGGATCAGGTCAGCAATACGCCTATCGACAAGGAAATGTGGCTTCTTGGAAGCAACAAGTTTCATGAAAAATGCCTGGAGGCAGGGAAATTCCTTCCATTATAA